The genomic interval TCTTCCATCAGTTGTAGATCCTGATTCGATGCATCTCTTGTCTGAGCCAACCGCACATCCTCAAGCACATCATACACATCGCAATAAGTTAGTTTTTTCACCAGCCAATCAATATCCCACACATACTTGTCCACAAATTTCTTGTCTCCAGTGTGGAAAACATGGTAACTGACTTCTCTAAACTTCCGTAGATTGTCCACTTTGCCAAACTCATTAGGTTGGGTCAACACCAGCCTGTCCATGACCATTTCAATTCCACCTTCACCAACATAGGGCTTTTTCTTTCCCAGTGACCATCTATCCTGGAAGTAGTCTTGGATGGTCATATGTAGCTGCACGCGATCTTTATCGTTAGATAAATATTGCTTGGTTACCACTTCCCTAAAACAAGAGTGTCCCCAACTTCTTAAGTACCGTCCGTTAACGTTGCACTCTTGTAAACACGGACCAAGCTCTTGACAGAGGGCTACCCATAATAAACTTGGCACGCGTCTCAAAACTTGTGTCCTCTGTGCGTACAGTTCATTCAGCACAGCCTCATCACATGAGAGTATATCGTTCATCTCAGCATCAGAGATGCCGTCCCTGGCTATTGACAAGTATCCAAGGGATCTCGCGACTGCCATCTTGCCGTACCGCTTTTCAATTGTTTCAAGATGCATTCTGAATTGCGACAACACATCCTTGCCAAGATTTGTAGTCGCCGGTGGGTCATAGCTGTGCCATGTACAAGCTGCTTGGCATGCTAACCTGATGTAGAGTGGGTGCGGACATGCAGCAATGGCGTCTTGTAACATGCTGTATTGATCATCAGACAGTGTTCTTCGATGACTCTTGAGAAGTGATTCACTTAGTTTGGCAGCTTCATCATTGGCTAGTGGAGGTATCTCAATAAATTGAGCACTGTCTTTCAGGTGGTTCTATAAAAtggaaatataaaaacaaaccaAATTCAACCTCTattgtaataaatgaaaaagagagTTTATCACAgaagataaagataaatttacacCCTAGTTTAAAGGACAGTGGCACTCCCTTTTATTTGGCCAAAGGAGGATGAAACAATATCTATAGTTTGTTCACCTAAGCAAATGGAGTTGAGGTAATTATGTATCTTAGCCAGCCTGTGTAAGGAAACTTTTTAAAGTACACAAATACTACATATATACAGTATCCACTTCAGGATCAGAAACACAGAGATGTGCCATCAGCAGCAAAGAGAgtgcattaaaggggaatccaaccttgaTCATACAATGTTGTgtgagagaggagaaaataagtaaaacagAATCATGAAATTTGAGAGAAATCAGACAGGCTATAGATTATGGCTGTTATAAAATTGAGATTTGAATATATTGCCAACTTTTTaagccatgtacttaattatcaagGATTTGAGGTATTCTCATAAGTACCTATTCTCTGGGGCAGTAACCAAAATATAACCAAGGTAGCACATTGTCGTATGTCcccatgaaagaaaaacataatttgaactaaaatttgtgggggaaaaatgacattttagctattttatgtattggagtataGAATGCAGCCAATTTGATATCACTATGGGTACAGTAATTGccaatttttacaacttttaaaaattcataactctcttattgcTTGTTTGATAGTGCTCAAACTTTCATCTATCTGCTTTATCTGATTTTTCCtctgattaaaataaaacacaatttttttttcctgaccaTAATTAAAGCAAAACGAACATCACAGTTTGAACAAGTCTTAATATAATGAGGCAAGTCAGGGCTATTCATAATTGAATTACAGGACAAAGATGGGAAGTTCAACAGAATTCATACAAACCTGAAGTTTGCTGAAGCCTTCAAAGTCCTTGCCCCTCGTTGTCAGGACCATCTTGACCGATGGAGCTAGGGTCTTGGGGATGGCACTGAGAGCTTCAGCTTCGTCGTCATTGAACTGATCCAAGCCATCAATGACTACCACAAGAGGGCGCTGTACTGTGACCTTCTTGAGCAGCTGGGCGAGGTCTTTATGCAGTCTCTTCAGGCCCTAAAAAAGCATACAAAGTTTCACATGCAACGTCAAAGGAGGGTGTTGATATTGTGAAAGGTACAATCCTGTTGCATTCTGGAGTGGCAAGGGTGCTTTCTCTTACATTTTCTAGTTTAATACTATTTTCCCTATGAACTGCTGGGATGAAACTTTCAGTTTTGCAGTCTACAAGTTTgaaatcatcaccattaccacctccaccatcatcgtcattatcacctccaccatcaccatcatcctcctgTTTTTGGTCTTGTTGATATTATAACTATCATAACCTGAGaagatttttctctttagaaACTATGGATACTCATGATTAGCTTTTTTTCTTAGACAAAGCTTTAACGTGGGCACCTCAGATTTTTAACCATTTTAAGAATCTAATTTCAATCATTCAATTTGCTCCTTTTCTCTTTGCTTACCCTAGCTCCAATGGATATATGCTCTCCATACAGGTAAGCAATTTGCTCACATACACTCCTGAAGACCTGATTAGGGGTGGATGATTCCGGTGATGACCCAATGAACCTGACTACGCACGCGCTGTTTGGTAGGACCTGCTCTGCCATCTTGGCCGTCATGGCTGCAAGGGCAGACTTGCCACAACCGGTGCAGCCATGCAGCACCAGAGGGACATTGTCCTCACTGCTCAAGTAGCTGCTGATCTGGCCAGTGAGGGCGCTACATCCTTGGAATGTTTCTACATGCTTCTGGCAGAGGGTAGTGTGGTGCTGGAGCTCTGCATGCAGGCGACGATGGATTCCTAAGAAGACACAGATACATCACGAATTGAAAAATGTACTCTTTGTCACATTTAACAAATGCTCTGACAAAAACTTGATAGAGAAGTGAAGCTGGATGTTCCTTATGAATTCTTTAACACTGtcacatttctttttaacaatacTATTGGCCTCTCTCAAATAATTTTTGTCAGATGGTGTTGGAAGATTGTGTATTCAAaatgaacatgttttaaataTGGCTAACTCTATCCGTCATTTTCGAGATACTTCTATAAACCAACtgtaaaattatttaaaataatcaaataaatgacACACATCCCCTTTCTATGACGGTAATGCTAGACAACAGAATGTGATATGTTTATGGAGGCTGCAAAATGCAAAGTGGAAGGAAACATTAGGGTGACAGTAGTAATCTCAACATGATTTTGTTACATAACGCTACATTTGCCTCATCACACAAAAATTGTTAAATTTATCCAAGGTCATATTCGTGTATGTCCTTTTTAAATGGCCTCATTGTTCCTCATGTTGGTCTAAGGGGAATGTTTGGTGCTCCTTTTTATTTCCTCATTGGTGCTGTAATAAAGAAATATGCCATAGAGTAAAGTACCCTTCCCttaaaattgttaaaaatagaAGGCCTCCACATCCCCTGGAATGGACATAATTCTACCAAAAGGACGTGACTCACTAGTTGCTTTGACCTCCTCCTGCCTCTCAGCAATGGCCCTGTCGATGAGTTCCTTGACGATGGTGTGGACCTGGTTGCAGAAGTTCTCCAGATACTGAGAATGGGTGGAGACACCATCTGGATCCAGACCCTTAGGTCCCCAGTTAACCTCAAAGGGCATGTAGTTACCCTCATTGACCTTGGTGTGGAGACGCTTGGTCAGCTGGGCAAGCTGCTCCGAGGACTGTcaagaaaaattgaaacatttgATTGATTTCACTCACAAACATTGACttatgataacgataataataacaacaacaacaacaataataataacaatactaataataacaacaacaaaccCTTGCCTGCATACAATGTTTGGACTTTCTTCACTCCATATAGAGCCTTCCAGCAAGAGCTTCCAATGTCTAACTGGAGGCTTCAAGTTTGCCCATCATAAAAAGTGTATTCATCTAATGAAATAGCAACACACTTGATGTATTACATAATCTAATGCAGTATTTTCCTTAGCTAGTAAAAGCTTTCCAGAAGTAGCCAACATGCGTTACAGCATCTTGAACCCAAACAGGTCAACAATATTTCCTTTAATCTGCCACCATCTCTCACCAACATCACCTTCTATACCCCAGTGAATCCGTCAAGTGAGCATCTCTTACCTCACTATCGATTTCTCTCCCATCGTCCGTCTGCACCAGATCAAGGTAATTGGAGGCTGATGAGTCACTGGTATCGATGCCTTTGAAGACCCTGTGGGTCCACATGATGCTATCACTGGAGCTCTCGGGACTGAAGACTCCCTTCTCTGTCTCCATCTCAAGCACTGTTCAAAggaagataataatgatagttgAGTGCGATTGCAATACAAGTAAACAATGTTAGAGACTTATGGTCGTTATATATCATTGTAATGATCATCCAAAATCTTTAATATTTATCAACATAATAAGAAATTAATCTAATTGATTTCAATATTACTCCATCAGAGCCACCATTACAATACCTATAACCCAACCATACCACCATTGCCttaatcatcaacaacatcaagaGCAGCAGCACACACCacaattatcataatcatccgacctatatcatcagatttttcattatcttaattatcatcatatatcatcattatcctccttTTTCATTACCATCACCTGAaagtcatcaccatcaacaaaACAACCACCATTATCACTATCGACAAAATCATcatcaaatatatttatattgataatgataatcataatacacAAATCATTTTATAGGGCATATCACATTACGATATAAGATCCCAATGCACATCCTTTAGCCATGCAGCTTTCCTAGGGATGGATCATCACACATGTATCCATCGTAGCCATTacaaatagaaaataattttcatcatcaacaGCTCATCAGCATTAgtaccaacaccaccaccaccacttccTCCTCTACCCTTACTCCCTTAGCCCTCCTCTATTTTAGTCTAGATCTGGATGTTAGTAGTTATTTGTTTAGAAAGCCCTACACTTATTCATCCcacacagtgtacacacaccaTCTTTTTGTTTTAGTGAAAGAAGTGAAAATACGGTGTGCGTGCACTGCATGGGATGAACGAGTGTAGGGATTTCCAAACAAGTAACGACCAACATCCAGTGCCGACTGCACCgaaacgttgttagcctaacagagTGCTAACAGTAAACtcagtcacatctttcggattaAGAAGTCAAAACATTTAATTCAATGTCTAAGTAATGCATTGTTGGGCCTCTGTTAGTGCATTGTTAGCGCTAACGTTACTATGCGGCTGCTACAGATCTAGTCTACCTCTATATCCATCAGCAGATCCACCATCATCAATCTCATCACCATACAACCATCACCAGTCCCACTCCTcccccaaccccaccccctcTACCCTTTCTTCATCCACCTCCACCTCTTCAATTACCTCCCTCTTCCCCTCACCTCCTCTCCCTTCCTCTGCCCCCTCCTCCTCATCCAACTCCACCATCAGCTTCTCCTCCATCTCTACACCCACCACTAGCTCCACCTCCATCACCTCTTCCTCCACCTCCCTATACCAACTACACTCACATGATGCCATGTAcatctctttctcctccttgcCCCAACAGCTGCTCAGTATCTTGTGCACCTTCTCCTGGTTCTCCCTGCCTCCCTCCTCATCCCGGTAGACATAAACCGGGGGCGTGGCATTGGAGTCTAGATGATAGCATTGGGAGAGGATTGCTTTATCATCTTCTACATCAACCTTCTTCAGTAACCGGTCATAGGCCGATGCAAGGATCCGGAATGGGGCTGTACATCTCTCATACTTCTGATTCAGGAAAGACTACAAAAAGaatacaaacattttttaaagtggatTATTTAGAAACAGCCGAATACATAGTATTAAAGCAAAATTAAGAAGAGCGTGACTGTGTCTTTTGGGGACAACAAAGAAATCATAGTTAACACCAAAATCCACTCAAAAAGGCAGGAGGCcatcaataataaaatattttttatgtgtGTGGTGTCATTTTATTGCATTGATAATGGGTGTTATCAATTTAACTACCCAATATGctttcatcatcataaaactTCAATTAAAATTCTTGAAACCACCAGGGGAAGCTCATAAAATCTTGAAGGAAGCCAGTGATATTGCTACATGTAATTTCTGAAGCAGCAAAGCCACAGTTTCCTAAAAGAGTTTAGTcctcaactacatgtactcaaTCTCTTTATCATTAATTTCCAAGAATGCAagattttcaaaattgattcataTTGATTGCACCTTGCTTgtgtgcagcacaatgtggttATATCTCTtgttgaaggaaaacacaccaatGATGGGATTCGGACCcacatccctcagattgaaagacgagagatgtaaccactagaccataaTGCCTTTCCACCTATAAAGAGGGACTGTACTGACAAACACTGTGAGTGGTGTCCCATTAACTGTATATTATGAATAGCTGgtcttaaaaaaagagagaatgaaTTAGCCTATAATTTTAATTGTATGGAGGAACTAAAATGTTTTCTGAGGAAAAGTATGTTCAGATGGTGACATGACATTTTTTCTCTGGGgcaattgctccaggctttatttcatctaagatatagggttagtgttgcaatagggttttatgctAATTAAGGGTttggtttaggatagggtatagtgttaaacacTGGTtcgaagttggtcattccactATGTGTGAAACATGCAGCGCAGTAATTGTCATGGAAACTTTCAGATACCTGGTAATATAATAATTGCTGTATCAATGTATTTGGATACTAAATTAGTGTGTTTTCATTCACATGGGCCTGTATTACAATCTTGACTAAACTGCTcaaaatgttgcattatgggtaagaGCCAGATTTGAATAATTGAGGACATGAGATGCAAGGTTGCTGATTCGTATTTGCTttaacaagttttttttcttaaagaaatTGCAACTTACAATGAAGTTAGGTCCTGTTGAAAGGTTTTGGCAGTTCCTGATCTCATTGAAGCACTGGTCCAAGAATCTCTCGTCTCGTATCCTAGCATCCCAGATGCCCCAGTGTAGATCAACCACATCAAACTCGTAGCCCTTACTGGCGCAGTACTCCCGCAGGCCAGGATAGATCTTCTCCATCAGCGCACTTCTCTCCACTTCAGAGTCTAAAACAAgaacaatcaaacaaatcaaAGCAAGTTCGTGTCAGtagatttttctgtttctcGTTAAATTCTCATGAGGATCTTCACAGCTACTTTGTCGCTCTACTTGCCATCAATTTAGATGACAAATAAAGtcacaattttcatgaatttccctaaatgattcATTAGTAGCTTCATTACAGAGAGAATATTAAGTTAATACTTGAAAatacaagcatttttttttttttacagttttctCATCTCCTTCCTTGAGTTGGTTTGGCTTTGGGCATATAAAATAATTCTCTACAAGACCAAACACTTTGTAAAATCTGCAAAGGGCTACCTAGAGGCTACTTGCAAGACAACAAGGTCTAATTTGATTTCTCTTGGGTTTAATCAAATAAAAGATTTTCAGACAGGGAGGAAAATTTGAAATCATAACATTCTACCGGTTATAATTGATTTCTGGGGgacatgaatttattttaccTGCGCATCCAAATTTCTCCTCCACCAATTGATTATTAATGTTTACATAATATCACTCAAGAAGTTAGATTCTTGTAAGTTTGTGACAGATCCACAATGCATAACTCTGCCGTAAATACATAACATAAGTTAAAGTCTGTGAAAAATATGCAATTCATGttaagaataaaaacatgtaGACCTACATAGTACGAACAAATTCTTACAATCAAAATAGCAAATAAGTGaaacattaaaacattttttttcaaaagccaACC from Lytechinus pictus isolate F3 Inbred chromosome 2, Lp3.0, whole genome shotgun sequence carries:
- the LOC129255139 gene encoding NACHT domain- and WD repeat-containing protein 1-like; the encoded protein is MGTSCSSTRSVNGDSTANLGTHCTSQPPSEDKDPPSHPDKQPSNPPLQEIAPPPQSEPFQPARPEVPMPVPQPSPSPGKPPPDKSSSSHPNLSLYDDEVRNMLLGRISVVKCKVKPKMIRVYVSASHDDSEVERSALMEKIYPGLREYCASKGYEFDVVDLHWGIWDARIRDERFLDQCFNEIRNCQNLSTGPNFISFLNQKYERCTAPFRILASAYDRLLKKVDVEDDKAILSQCYHLDSNATPPVYVYRDEEGGRENQEKVHKILSSCWGKEEKEMYMASLLEMETEKGVFSPESSSDSIMWTHRVFKGIDTSDSSASNYLDLVQTDDGREIDSESSEQLAQLTKRLHTKVNEGNYMPFEVNWGPKGLDPDGVSTHSQYLENFCNQVHTIVKELIDRAIAERQEEVKATRIHRRLHAELQHHTTLCQKHVETFQGCSALTGQISSYLSSEDNVPLVLHGCTGCGKSALAAMTAKMAEQVLPNSACVVRFIGSSPESSTPNQVFRSVCEQIAYLYGEHISIGARGLKRLHKDLAQLLKKVTVQRPLVVVIDGLDQFNDDEAEALSAIPKTLAPSVKMVLTTRGKDFEGFSKLQNHLKDSAQFIEIPPLANDEAAKLSESLLKSHRRTLSDDQYSMLQDAIAACPHPLYIRLACQAACTWHSYDPPATTNLGKDVLSQFRMHLETIEKRYGKMAVARSLGYLSIARDGISDAEMNDILSCDEAVLNELYAQRTQVLRRVPSLLWVALCQELGPCLQECNVNGRYLRSWGHSCFREVVTKQYLSNDKDRVQLHMTIQDYFQDRWSLGKKKPYVGEGGIEMVMDRLVLTQPNEFGKVDNLRKFREVSYHVFHTGDKKFVDKYVWDIDWLVKKLTYCDVYDVLEDVRLAQTRDASNQDLQLMEEFLQLSAYALSCSGSQLFTQLIQRLDKSIEKNKSKHPHMSKLLQVANNPPHISFFPSTSCLLKVSDAKDEALDEDNEKSKEPSLTQLYKVKSQPWYMVSVSPANGELIVWDIVSQKPVRTLKGIDSPRDICFIEAHRVVVLCNRELKIYNLDTGTFETKLLGIMNQQMPFFALHDKDHVVALSRNRMYVNIINVGTGAIVATFKAGEDRFLNSLLVSANGQRCVCGDGTQKPSPLLVWDLNARKLIHDFRIQQHEFVTRMAAISNDGHYVVSVIKELEDPTRNFVIVYDLQSGQLFKKWKPPVNTTCVAISSEGMCVVNGCEDSTILVWDLASGSMKYSLEGHTHPVDRLYLSDNGTVCLTYDSTHQDRTIRAWDLQKGTCLAAFTPDKPISCCQISADGTCAVIGLQGQREIVSLWIRSKGSAPIPKDAGTFGDSARKGEEFDVNPSES